One genomic window of Streptomyces sp. NBC_01276 includes the following:
- a CDS encoding polymorphic toxin-type HINT domain-containing protein translates to MAAAVLSGLLPSAVAVADSKGGPLLPELKQPKAVPVAPVRTGGTTKPDAAVERPWRAPKVAWPAASSAEVDLASGTATKAIASGGQAFTAGSGSLPDGKFPVAVHAAPGGGVATPAKVKVAVSARDGARKAGIDGLLLSVGRSDGAQQPASAGVEVDYNGFRDAYGGDYASRLHLVELPACALTTPDRPECRTQKPLATRNDTRSGKLTAQVAVPGSGPQAAKPAGLWAAPAAAAGSTGMVLAATAGASGSSGDYKATPMGPSGSWNAGGSTGAFSWSYNVATPAVPGGLVPKISLDYNSQSVDGRTAASNTQASWIGDGWSWDPGFIERKYKPCVEDKTGSTSTAKIGDQCWFNDNATLSLNGKSTELVFEQGKGWHPASDSGEKVEKLTGAANGDNDGEHWKITTTDGMQYFFGLNRLPGWKDGSTPTTNSAWTVPVYGNQAGEPCYNASFASAWCQQAWRWQLDYVVAPGGSAMAYYWKTESNNYGRNVSQTTGKGTVTPYTRSGWLDHIDYGLRAGSVYSAKAMGQVTFDVSERCLTNCGTFDEANAKNWPDAPYDQFCKDGSAECKNQFSPTFWSRMRLTGINTKVLTGGTYKDVDSWALEQSFPPSGDGISTPLWLKSVTRTAKAGDAPDVTLPPVSFAGEQKANRVDKTGDGLAPFIRLRLYQVTTESGGTIGVTYSQPDCTTATLPAADATNATRCYPVKWAFEGETAKLDWFNTYVVSQVVEGDNLVDSPDKVTSYSYLGGAAWDKSTDEFTKSEDRVHSVARGYERVQVRVGAVDEPKSLTEMRYFRGLDGKEVTDGTGTSVTDRPEFAGRPRESATYDGDDTGKPLTATSSTPWRSDVVARRVRPGLPDLVSYRTGVEKASTRTAVTSGTRTTEVTRHYDDYGMVDWESQSGDIAKSGDETCTASSYARNTASWILDKVSRVETVAVPCGTAVNRPTDVISDNRTYFDNGAFGTLPGIGLLTKTETINASGDGYDTVSSVPSTCGAAKDQLCYDAYGRQLAIADAYGRLTTITLTPATGEVATTMVVTNPKGHAVSSELDPLRGQSTKVTDANGKVTTTAYDALGRTSKVWLPNWSAAGNPDKPSRQFEYVIRNDGPNVVVSKSLTHDYQYSVDYSIQDGLLRQRQSQTASPDLAGRLITETFYDTKGRPWRNSGTYYANGLPEAQLTTGLESAYPASVDTVYDGADRPTAVISKKFGVETKRTTTSYGGDTTTVVPPQGGTSTTTVVDALGRTVELKQYTDPGRMTSQSTRYTYSRLGRLAQVTDPSGAQWTYTYDVRGSQSEVNDPDKGTTKTAYDTAGKATDVTDARGITLHTDYDELGRPTAVKQGGTVLTSNLYDTVAKGRLSKSVRFIDGRAYESEVTVYDNLYQPLQAQVNIPAAPDVGALAGTYKWTNTYNIAGQLLTTKQPAMGDLPAETVGSTYRPVSGLLNSMGAGNSRLVSAMTYDHYGRSIRQELGATGQRVFTSTEYDEHTGMVSRSYNDREVAPNRLDDTRYTADPAGNLTAIATAFGQDSDRTTDTQCVGLDALRRIVEAWTNQGETCAAKPSDAVVGGPDAYWTTYTYDAVGNRKTETKHKTDPAAASDTVRTYAAPTAGKHDLTKVTQSGADARDEAFTYDASGNTKTRKIGTAETQYLEWDAEGHLKALDQGASSNSFAYDTAGQRLLRKDSTGVTLYLPGGNELKLDKSGKVTGTRYYGGVAMRTGGKLTFTLADHHGTGTTQISADATQTVERRKTGIFGEERGTRSTAWTGDKGFVGGTKDADSGFTHLGAREYDPLTGRFISVDPLMDLSSSQQLHGYVYSSNNPVSLSDPTGEIERDCLNGNCGGHYNPRDDNLSVNDPARPNGMTGGYDSTPAVYRPTVNDQVWLNKSDKPLRLPKNASPKFLKEYRKQLTIELRFVVNNERGTIWTAQTTALLNACEATDCADLGYYAELNIAAKLVNGEVQPYEIPGGSGGGIRLQDGTRTKPAKGGGCNCFLAGTQVVMGDGKSKAIETIEVGDYVIATDPRSGETGKRRVTQLIVTEDDKHFNKLAIATEKGVEELTATHEHPFWSPSQNAWVTAGDLTAGMSVMVEGGGTAIVVKNDPYAQHAKTFNLTIEDVHTYYVLAGETPVLVHNSSCPIYTVGGPRVRPGKDIDVDADGFVNGPTAEQLKSQDVQGLSTFDSVENASRIGLKGQVRTPAGPIPDGLGVIADGRGVGGPRALGHHTVYPTRRMLFDEYVGLIQGMNWQNIGKKL, encoded by the coding sequence TTGGCCGCAGCGGTCCTCTCCGGCCTGCTGCCGAGTGCGGTGGCCGTAGCGGATAGCAAAGGTGGACCGTTACTTCCCGAGCTCAAGCAGCCGAAGGCCGTACCGGTGGCGCCGGTCCGGACCGGCGGAACGACGAAGCCCGATGCCGCGGTGGAGAGACCGTGGCGGGCTCCGAAGGTGGCCTGGCCCGCAGCGAGTTCGGCCGAGGTGGACCTGGCGTCGGGCACGGCCACCAAGGCCATTGCCTCCGGCGGGCAGGCCTTTACCGCCGGGTCCGGCTCCCTGCCGGACGGGAAGTTCCCGGTCGCGGTGCACGCCGCGCCGGGCGGGGGCGTCGCGACGCCGGCCAAGGTGAAGGTCGCCGTCAGCGCCCGGGACGGCGCCCGTAAGGCGGGTATCGACGGCCTGCTGCTGTCGGTAGGACGCTCGGACGGGGCCCAGCAGCCCGCGTCGGCCGGGGTCGAGGTGGACTACAACGGCTTCCGTGACGCGTACGGCGGCGACTACGCCTCCCGCCTGCACCTGGTGGAACTCCCGGCCTGCGCGCTGACCACGCCGGACCGTCCTGAGTGCCGTACTCAGAAGCCCCTGGCGACGCGGAACGACACCCGCTCGGGCAAGCTCACGGCCCAGGTCGCCGTGCCGGGTTCAGGGCCGCAGGCGGCCAAGCCCGCCGGGCTGTGGGCCGCGCCGGCGGCTGCCGCCGGATCCACGGGCATGGTCCTGGCGGCGACGGCCGGCGCTTCCGGTTCGAGCGGCGACTACAAGGCGACGCCGATGGGGCCCTCGGGCTCCTGGAACGCCGGTGGATCGACCGGGGCGTTCTCCTGGTCGTACAACGTCGCGACACCTGCCGTACCGGGCGGCCTTGTGCCGAAGATCTCCCTGGACTACAACTCCCAGTCGGTGGATGGCCGCACTGCCGCATCGAACACCCAGGCCTCCTGGATCGGCGACGGCTGGTCCTGGGATCCGGGCTTCATCGAACGCAAGTACAAACCATGTGTTGAGGACAAGACCGGCAGTACAAGCACCGCCAAGATCGGTGACCAGTGCTGGTTCAACGACAACGCCACGCTCTCGCTCAACGGCAAGTCCACGGAGCTCGTCTTCGAGCAGGGCAAGGGCTGGCACCCCGCGTCCGATTCCGGGGAGAAGGTCGAGAAGCTCACCGGTGCCGCCAACGGTGACAACGACGGTGAGCACTGGAAGATCACCACGACCGACGGCATGCAGTACTTCTTCGGTCTGAACCGTCTTCCGGGCTGGAAGGACGGGTCCACGCCCACGACGAACTCCGCTTGGACGGTTCCCGTCTACGGCAATCAGGCGGGCGAGCCCTGCTACAACGCCTCTTTCGCGAGCGCCTGGTGCCAGCAGGCCTGGCGGTGGCAGCTCGACTACGTGGTGGCCCCCGGTGGCAGCGCCATGGCCTACTACTGGAAGACGGAGAGCAACAACTACGGGCGGAACGTCTCCCAGACGACCGGCAAGGGCACCGTCACCCCCTACACGCGTAGCGGCTGGCTCGACCACATCGACTACGGCCTGCGCGCGGGGTCGGTCTACAGCGCCAAGGCCATGGGGCAGGTCACCTTCGACGTGTCGGAGCGATGCCTCACCAACTGCGGGACTTTCGACGAGGCCAATGCCAAGAACTGGCCCGATGCACCCTACGACCAGTTCTGCAAGGACGGCTCCGCGGAGTGCAAGAACCAGTTCTCGCCCACTTTCTGGTCGCGCATGCGCCTCACGGGCATCAACACCAAGGTTCTGACCGGCGGTACGTACAAGGACGTCGACTCCTGGGCCCTGGAACAGAGCTTCCCGCCCTCGGGTGACGGCATTTCCACCCCTCTGTGGCTGAAGTCCGTCACCCGCACGGCCAAGGCCGGCGACGCCCCCGACGTGACCCTTCCTCCCGTCAGCTTCGCGGGCGAGCAGAAGGCCAACCGTGTCGACAAGACGGGCGATGGGCTCGCCCCCTTCATCCGCCTGCGCCTGTACCAGGTGACCACGGAGTCCGGCGGCACGATCGGTGTCACCTACTCGCAGCCGGACTGCACCACCGCCACGCTGCCCGCGGCGGACGCCACGAACGCCACCCGTTGCTATCCGGTCAAATGGGCCTTCGAAGGCGAGACGGCGAAGCTGGACTGGTTCAACACCTACGTCGTGAGCCAGGTCGTGGAAGGCGACAACCTGGTCGACTCGCCCGACAAGGTGACCTCGTACAGCTACCTCGGCGGAGCCGCCTGGGACAAGAGCACGGACGAGTTCACCAAGTCTGAGGATCGCGTCCATTCCGTCGCCCGCGGATACGAGCGCGTGCAGGTCCGTGTCGGGGCCGTCGACGAGCCGAAGTCCCTGACCGAGATGCGCTACTTCCGCGGTCTCGACGGCAAGGAGGTCACGGACGGCACTGGAACGTCGGTCACCGACCGCCCCGAGTTCGCCGGCCGGCCCCGGGAGTCGGCCACCTACGACGGTGACGACACGGGCAAGCCCCTCACCGCGACCTCCAGTACCCCCTGGCGCTCGGACGTCGTGGCCCGGCGGGTCAGGCCCGGTCTGCCCGACCTCGTGTCGTACCGGACGGGAGTCGAGAAGGCCTCCACCCGTACCGCTGTGACCAGTGGGACCCGTACCACCGAAGTCACCCGGCACTATGACGACTACGGCATGGTCGACTGGGAGTCCCAGTCCGGCGACATCGCGAAGAGCGGCGACGAGACCTGCACGGCCAGTAGCTATGCCCGCAACACGGCGAGCTGGATCCTGGACAAGGTGAGCCGTGTCGAGACCGTGGCCGTGCCCTGCGGCACGGCGGTCAATCGGCCGACGGACGTCATCTCCGACAACCGGACCTACTTCGACAACGGGGCGTTCGGCACCCTGCCGGGCATCGGCCTGCTCACCAAGACCGAAACGATCAACGCGAGCGGCGACGGCTACGACACCGTTTCCTCGGTCCCCAGCACCTGCGGCGCCGCCAAGGACCAGCTGTGCTACGACGCCTACGGGCGCCAGCTGGCCATCGCCGACGCGTACGGCAGGCTCACCACCATCACCCTGACGCCCGCCACCGGAGAAGTCGCGACCACCATGGTCGTGACGAACCCGAAGGGCCACGCGGTGTCGTCGGAGCTGGACCCGCTGCGTGGGCAGTCCACGAAGGTGACCGATGCCAACGGCAAGGTGACCACGACTGCCTACGACGCCCTCGGGCGTACCTCGAAGGTCTGGTTGCCCAACTGGTCGGCGGCCGGAAACCCGGACAAACCGAGCCGCCAGTTCGAGTACGTGATCCGCAACGACGGCCCGAACGTCGTCGTCTCAAAGTCGCTGACTCACGATTACCAGTACTCGGTGGATTACTCCATCCAGGACGGGCTGCTGCGCCAGCGCCAGTCCCAGACCGCGTCGCCCGACCTTGCGGGTCGTCTGATCACCGAGACGTTCTACGACACGAAGGGCCGGCCCTGGCGGAACTCGGGCACCTACTACGCCAACGGCCTCCCCGAGGCGCAGCTCACGACCGGCCTGGAGAGTGCCTATCCCGCCTCTGTCGACACGGTCTACGACGGTGCCGACCGCCCCACTGCGGTGATCTCCAAGAAGTTCGGGGTGGAGACGAAGCGGACCACCACCAGCTACGGCGGTGACACCACCACGGTCGTCCCGCCGCAAGGCGGTACCTCCACGACCACGGTCGTGGATGCCCTGGGTCGGACGGTCGAACTCAAGCAGTACACCGACCCGGGACGCATGACGTCGCAGTCCACCCGGTACACGTACAGCAGGCTCGGACGTCTGGCCCAGGTCACCGACCCGAGCGGTGCCCAGTGGACGTACACCTACGACGTACGTGGCTCCCAGTCAGAGGTGAACGATCCGGACAAGGGCACCACGAAGACCGCCTATGACACGGCAGGCAAAGCCACGGACGTGACCGACGCCCGTGGAATCACCCTGCACACCGACTACGACGAGCTCGGACGCCCCACGGCGGTCAAGCAAGGCGGAACGGTCCTTACGTCGAACCTCTACGACACCGTCGCCAAGGGGCGCCTGAGCAAGTCGGTCCGCTTCATCGACGGTCGGGCCTACGAGTCGGAAGTCACGGTCTACGACAACCTCTACCAGCCACTGCAAGCACAGGTGAACATCCCGGCGGCACCTGACGTCGGGGCCCTGGCCGGCACGTACAAGTGGACGAACACCTACAACATTGCCGGGCAGCTCCTTACGACCAAGCAGCCGGCCATGGGAGATCTGCCCGCAGAGACGGTCGGCAGCACCTACAGACCGGTCTCCGGCCTCCTCAACAGCATGGGTGCGGGCAACAGCCGGCTCGTCTCGGCGATGACGTACGACCACTACGGCCGCAGCATCCGCCAGGAACTGGGAGCTACTGGCCAGAGGGTGTTCACCTCGACCGAATATGACGAACACACCGGCATGGTTTCGCGGTCCTACAACGATCGGGAGGTAGCACCGAACAGGCTCGATGACACGCGCTACACCGCTGACCCCGCGGGCAACCTGACGGCCATCGCCACCGCCTTCGGCCAGGACTCGGACCGCACCACGGACACCCAGTGCGTCGGTCTCGATGCCCTGCGCCGCATCGTCGAGGCATGGACCAATCAGGGTGAAACCTGTGCGGCAAAGCCTTCCGACGCGGTCGTCGGCGGACCGGACGCCTACTGGACGACCTACACCTACGATGCGGTGGGCAACCGGAAGACGGAGACCAAGCACAAGACGGATCCGGCGGCGGCCTCCGACACGGTCCGTACGTACGCGGCGCCGACGGCGGGCAAGCACGACCTCACCAAGGTCACGCAATCGGGCGCCGACGCACGGGACGAGGCCTTCACCTACGACGCATCCGGCAACACCAAGACCAGGAAGATCGGAACAGCCGAGACCCAGTACCTGGAGTGGGACGCCGAGGGGCACCTCAAGGCCCTCGACCAGGGCGCGTCCAGCAACTCGTTCGCCTATGACACTGCCGGCCAGCGTCTGCTCCGAAAGGATTCGACCGGCGTCACCCTCTACCTCCCGGGCGGCAACGAGCTCAAGCTCGACAAGTCCGGCAAGGTTACGGGGACCCGCTACTACGGCGGCGTCGCGATGCGCACGGGCGGCAAACTCACCTTCACCCTGGCCGACCACCACGGCACAGGCACCACCCAGATCAGCGCCGATGCGACGCAGACCGTCGAGCGTCGCAAGACGGGGATCTTCGGTGAGGAACGGGGCACCCGGTCCACAGCTTGGACCGGCGACAAGGGCTTCGTCGGTGGAACCAAGGACGCGGACAGCGGATTCACCCACCTCGGAGCCCGCGAATACGACCCTCTGACGGGTCGCTTCATCTCCGTGGATCCGCTGATGGACCTCTCCAGCTCGCAGCAGCTCCACGGTTACGTGTACTCCAGTAACAACCCCGTTTCTCTCAGCGATCCCACCGGCGAGATCGAGAGGGACTGCCTGAACGGGAACTGCGGAGGCCACTACAACCCGCGTGACGACAATCTGTCCGTCAACGACCCGGCTCGCCCCAACGGGATGACGGGCGGTTACGACAGTACCCCCGCCGTCTACAGGCCGACTGTCAACGACCAGGTATGGCTCAACAAGAGCGACAAGCCGCTCCGGCTTCCCAAGAACGCCTCGCCGAAATTCCTCAAGGAATACCGGAAGCAGCTCACCATTGAGCTCCGCTTTGTCGTGAACAATGAGCGGGGGACGATCTGGACGGCGCAGACGACGGCGCTGCTGAACGCCTGCGAAGCCACCGACTGCGCTGATCTCGGATACTACGCCGAGCTCAATATCGCTGCGAAGCTCGTGAACGGCGAGGTCCAGCCCTATGAGATACCCGGAGGATCCGGCGGCGGCATAAGGCTTCAGGACGGTACCCGGACGAAGCCTGCCAAGGGTGGCGGATGCAATTGCTTCCTCGCGGGCACTCAAGTGGTCATGGGTGATGGTAAATCCAAGGCCATCGAGACGATCGAGGTCGGCGACTACGTCATCGCTACCGACCCGAGGTCGGGGGAGACCGGCAAGCGTCGCGTGACCCAGCTGATCGTCACGGAAGACGACAAGCACTTCAACAAGCTTGCCATTGCGACAGAGAAGGGGGTCGAAGAGCTCACCGCCACACACGAACATCCCTTCTGGTCGCCGTCCCAGAACGCTTGGGTTACCGCTGGCGATCTGACGGCAGGGATGTCGGTGATGGTCGAGGGCGGCGGCACGGCAATCGTCGTCAAGAACGACCCGTATG